From a region of the Cyprinus carpio isolate SPL01 chromosome A18, ASM1834038v1, whole genome shotgun sequence genome:
- the LOC109105665 gene encoding ATP-dependent DNA helicase DDX11 isoform X1 → MQQSESGLIMESRSSRFPFPFQPYTIQESFMEALYTALDQGKVGIFESPTGTGKSLSLICGALTWLRDYEEQKKLEAARLLDGPEKKCDAVKEENSTSQPSEPDWVSEFVQKKAERDMVNKLKDEELKRKKREERLEMIRHNAQLRYAMKRKASEDDEAVKLLQLSREGAESETLNPEEEGLIVAEYESDDEATPKSRVCDEDDDEDLEEDHVTKIYYCSRTHSQLAQFVHEVQKSPYGAAVRLVNLGSRQNLCINPEVVRLGNVQMMNDRCLEMQKNKHEKQEKASDSETKRRRGVAKATCPFSGFENLMAMRDEVLVKVRDVEQLLQHGRETHTCPYYSTRMAIPAAQVVVLPYQSLLHASTRKASGIKLKDQIVIIDEAHNLTDTISAIHSAEISGAQFCRAHSQLSQYCERYRSRLKAKNLMYIKQILFVLEGLVRTLGGKVGQNPNTQSCQPGSELLTINDFLFKAQVDNINLFKVQKYFEKSMISHKLCGFVEKYEGSGVNTHSGSKNKENRRTEGLGRFLQTLQNKPTDVSEQQMAVEDKPIMASPMMLVESFLFALTNSNKDGRVMIQRQECLSQSSLKFLLLNAAVHFAQIVQECRAVIIAGGTMQPVADFKEQLLFSAGVTEDRILEFSCGHVIPPVNILPIVLSAGPSGQQLEFTFQTRDTPQMMEETGRVLSNLCNIVPGGVVCFFPSYEYEKRILGHWESTGILQRLQSKKKIFQEPKKASQVEQVLSDYSKCIQRCSNAGSGQTGALLFSVVGGKMSEGINFSDDLGRCIVMVGMPYPNIKSPELQEKMAYLDKHMPHIGGKSPGKALIENLCMKAVNQSIGRAIRHRGDYACIVLCDHRYARSGTLQKLPEWIRSSTHTHTTFGPAFASVRRFFLEKRQRPPL, encoded by the exons ATGCAGCAGTCTGAGTCTGGCCTGATCATGGAGAGCAGGAGCAGTCGGTTTCCTTTCCCTTTCCAGCCCTACACCATCCAGGAGAGCTTCATGGAGGCCCTTTACACTGCTCTGGATCAGGGGAAAGTCGGTATATTCGAGAGTCCCACTGGCACG GGAAAGTCTCTGAGTCTGATATGTGGTGCACTGACATGGCTGAGGGACTACGAGGAGCAGAAGAAACTGGAGGCTGCTAGACTTCTGGATGGACCGGAGAAGAAGTGTGATGCTGTGAAGGAGGAGAACAGCACCAGCCAACCATCAGAGCCAGACTGGGTGTCTGAGTTTGTGCAGAAGAAAGCAGAGAGAGACATGGTGAACAAGTTAAAG GATGAAGAGCTGAAACGGAAGAAGCGAGAGGAAAGATTGGAGATGATCCGTCACAATGCCCAGCTCAGATATGCCATGAAGAGAAAA GCCAGCGAAGATGATGAGGCTGTGAAATTACTGCAGCTGAGCAGAGAGGGGGCGGAGTCAGAGACACTCAATCCAGAGGAGGAGGGGCTTATTGTAGCAGAATATGAGAGTGATGATGAAGCCACGCCCAAGAGCAG GGTGTGTGATGAGGACGATGATGAAGATCTAGAGGAGGATCATGTCACTAAG aTTTATTACTGTAGCCGAACTCACTCTCAGCTGGCTCAGTTTGTGCACGAGGTGCAGAAGAGTCCATACGGGGCTGCTGTTCGCTTGGTTAACCTGGGCTCCAGACAG AACCTGTGCATTAATCCAGAGGTCGTCCGGCTCGGAAACGTCCAAATGATGAACGACCGCTGTTtagaaatgcagaaaaacaaacacg AGAAACAAGAAAAGGCGTCAGACTCTGAGACGAAACGTCGCCGCGGTGTTGCCAAGGCAACTTGTCCCTTCTCGGGTTTTGAAAATTTGATGGCGATGAGGGACGAGGTGCTGGTAAAGGTGCGAGATGTGGAGCAGCTCCTGCAGCACGGCCGGGAGACACACACGTGTCCTTACTACAGCACACGAATGGCCATACCTGCAGCACAG gtGGTGGTGTTGCCGTATCAGTCGCTGCTCCATGCTTCCACCCGTAAAGCATCTGGGATCAAACTAAAGGATCAGATTGTGATTATAGATGAGGCTCATAATCTGACTGACACCATCTCAGCCATACACAGTGCAGAAATCAGCGGAGCACAG TTCTGCAGGGCTCATTCACAGCTCTCTCAGTACTGTGAGCGCTACag AAGTCGACTGAAGGCCAAAAATCTGATGTACATTAAACAGATCCTCTTTGTGCTGGAGGGCCTTGTGCGCACACTTGGAG GTAAAGTGGGTCAGAATCCGAACACTCAGTCCTGCCAACCAG GAAGCGAGCTGCTGACTATCAACGATTTCCTATTCAAGGCTCAAGTTGATAACATAAACCTTTTTAAG GTTCAGAAATATTTCGAGAAGAGCATGATCAGCCATAAG CTGTGTGGATTTGTGGAGAAATACGAAGGCAGTGGTGTAAACACACACTCCGGATCTAAGAACAAAGAGAACCGTCGCACAGAAGGACTCGGACGCTTCCTGCAGACGCTTCAGAACAAACCTACAG ATGTTTCAGAGCAGCAGATGGCAGTAGAAGACAAACCAATCATGGCTTCTCCAATGATGCTGGTTGAAAGTTTCCTGTTTGCCCTCACTAACTCCAACAAAGATGGACGAGTCATGATACAAAGGCAGG AATGTCTTTCTCAGAGCAGTCTGAAGTTTCTCTTGCTGAACGCCGCAGTCCACTTCGCACAGATCGTCCAGGAGTGCAGGGCCGTGATCATCGCCGGGGGAACCATGCAGCCC GTTGCTGATTTTAAAGAGCAGCTTCTATTTTCCGCCGGGGTCACAGAAGACCGTATTTTAGAGTTCTCATGTG GTCACGTCATACCCCCTGTGAACATCCTACCCATAGTCCTTAGCGCGGGCCCCTCAGGACAACAGTTGGAGTTCACTTTTCAAACTAGAGACACACCACAGATG ATGGAGGAGACGGGCCGTGTTCTCTCAAACCTTTGTAACATAGTGCCGGGGGGCGTGGTCTGTTTCTTCCCCTCCTACGAATATGAGAAGAGGATTCTGGGACACTGGGAGAGTACTGGCATCCTTCAGCGGCTCCAGTCCAAGAAGAAG ATTTTCCAGGAGCCCAAAAAAGCCAGTCAGGTTGAGCAAGTGCTCAGTGACTATTCCAAGTGTATACAG CGCTGCAGTAATGCCGGAAGTGGCCAGACAGGGGCGCTGCTATTCTCTGTAGTGGGAGGGAAAATGAGTGAAGGAATCAACTTCTCTGATGACCTGGGCAG atgtatTGTTATGGTCGGAATGCCGTATCCCAACATAAAGTCACCAGAGCTTCAGGAGAAGATGGCTTACCTGGACAAGCACATG CCTCACATTGGTGGTAAAAGTCCTGGGAAGGCACTGATTGAGAATCTGTGCATGAAAGCTGTCAATCAATCTATTG GTCGTGCGATCCGTCACCGTGGTGATTATGCATGTATTGTGCTGTGTGACCACCGGTACGCCCGATCAGGCACGCTGCAGAAACTTCCAGAATGGATTCGATCcagcacgcacacgcacacaacaTTTGGTCCCGCCTTCGCCAGCGTCAGGAGG TTCTTCCTGGAGAAGCGACAGAGACCGCCGCTCTGA
- the LOC109105665 gene encoding ATP-dependent DNA helicase DDX11 isoform X2, protein MQQSESGLIMESRSSRFPFPFQPYTIQESFMEALYTALDQGKVGIFESPTGTGKSLSLICGALTWLRDYEEQKKLEAARLLDGPEKKCDAVKEENSTSQPSEPDWVSEFVQKKAERDMVNKLKDEELKRKKREERLEMIRHNAQLRYAMKRKASEDDEAVKLLQLSREGAESETLNPEEEGLIVAEYESDDEATPKSRVCDEDDDEDLEEDHVTKIYYCSRTHSQLAQFVHEVQKSPYGAAVRLVNLGSRQNLCINPEVVRLGNVQMMNDRCLEMQKNKHEKQEKASDSETKRRRGVAKATCPFSGFENLMAMRDEVLVKVRDVEQLLQHGRETHTCPYYSTRMAIPAAQVVVLPYQSLLHASTRKASGIKLKDQIVIIDEAHNLTDTISAIHSAEISGAQFCRAHSQLSQYCERYRSRLKAKNLMYIKQILFVLEGLVRTLGGKVGQNPNTQSCQPGSELLTINDFLFKAQVDNINLFKVQKYFEKSMISHKLCGFVEKYEGSGVNTHSGSKNKENRRTEGLGRFLQTLQNKPTEQQMAVEDKPIMASPMMLVESFLFALTNSNKDGRVMIQRQECLSQSSLKFLLLNAAVHFAQIVQECRAVIIAGGTMQPVADFKEQLLFSAGVTEDRILEFSCGHVIPPVNILPIVLSAGPSGQQLEFTFQTRDTPQMMEETGRVLSNLCNIVPGGVVCFFPSYEYEKRILGHWESTGILQRLQSKKKIFQEPKKASQVEQVLSDYSKCIQRCSNAGSGQTGALLFSVVGGKMSEGINFSDDLGRCIVMVGMPYPNIKSPELQEKMAYLDKHMPHIGGKSPGKALIENLCMKAVNQSIGRAIRHRGDYACIVLCDHRYARSGTLQKLPEWIRSSTHTHTTFGPAFASVRRFFLEKRQRPPL, encoded by the exons ATGCAGCAGTCTGAGTCTGGCCTGATCATGGAGAGCAGGAGCAGTCGGTTTCCTTTCCCTTTCCAGCCCTACACCATCCAGGAGAGCTTCATGGAGGCCCTTTACACTGCTCTGGATCAGGGGAAAGTCGGTATATTCGAGAGTCCCACTGGCACG GGAAAGTCTCTGAGTCTGATATGTGGTGCACTGACATGGCTGAGGGACTACGAGGAGCAGAAGAAACTGGAGGCTGCTAGACTTCTGGATGGACCGGAGAAGAAGTGTGATGCTGTGAAGGAGGAGAACAGCACCAGCCAACCATCAGAGCCAGACTGGGTGTCTGAGTTTGTGCAGAAGAAAGCAGAGAGAGACATGGTGAACAAGTTAAAG GATGAAGAGCTGAAACGGAAGAAGCGAGAGGAAAGATTGGAGATGATCCGTCACAATGCCCAGCTCAGATATGCCATGAAGAGAAAA GCCAGCGAAGATGATGAGGCTGTGAAATTACTGCAGCTGAGCAGAGAGGGGGCGGAGTCAGAGACACTCAATCCAGAGGAGGAGGGGCTTATTGTAGCAGAATATGAGAGTGATGATGAAGCCACGCCCAAGAGCAG GGTGTGTGATGAGGACGATGATGAAGATCTAGAGGAGGATCATGTCACTAAG aTTTATTACTGTAGCCGAACTCACTCTCAGCTGGCTCAGTTTGTGCACGAGGTGCAGAAGAGTCCATACGGGGCTGCTGTTCGCTTGGTTAACCTGGGCTCCAGACAG AACCTGTGCATTAATCCAGAGGTCGTCCGGCTCGGAAACGTCCAAATGATGAACGACCGCTGTTtagaaatgcagaaaaacaaacacg AGAAACAAGAAAAGGCGTCAGACTCTGAGACGAAACGTCGCCGCGGTGTTGCCAAGGCAACTTGTCCCTTCTCGGGTTTTGAAAATTTGATGGCGATGAGGGACGAGGTGCTGGTAAAGGTGCGAGATGTGGAGCAGCTCCTGCAGCACGGCCGGGAGACACACACGTGTCCTTACTACAGCACACGAATGGCCATACCTGCAGCACAG gtGGTGGTGTTGCCGTATCAGTCGCTGCTCCATGCTTCCACCCGTAAAGCATCTGGGATCAAACTAAAGGATCAGATTGTGATTATAGATGAGGCTCATAATCTGACTGACACCATCTCAGCCATACACAGTGCAGAAATCAGCGGAGCACAG TTCTGCAGGGCTCATTCACAGCTCTCTCAGTACTGTGAGCGCTACag AAGTCGACTGAAGGCCAAAAATCTGATGTACATTAAACAGATCCTCTTTGTGCTGGAGGGCCTTGTGCGCACACTTGGAG GTAAAGTGGGTCAGAATCCGAACACTCAGTCCTGCCAACCAG GAAGCGAGCTGCTGACTATCAACGATTTCCTATTCAAGGCTCAAGTTGATAACATAAACCTTTTTAAG GTTCAGAAATATTTCGAGAAGAGCATGATCAGCCATAAG CTGTGTGGATTTGTGGAGAAATACGAAGGCAGTGGTGTAAACACACACTCCGGATCTAAGAACAAAGAGAACCGTCGCACAGAAGGACTCGGACGCTTCCTGCAGACGCTTCAGAACAAACCTACAG AGCAGCAGATGGCAGTAGAAGACAAACCAATCATGGCTTCTCCAATGATGCTGGTTGAAAGTTTCCTGTTTGCCCTCACTAACTCCAACAAAGATGGACGAGTCATGATACAAAGGCAGG AATGTCTTTCTCAGAGCAGTCTGAAGTTTCTCTTGCTGAACGCCGCAGTCCACTTCGCACAGATCGTCCAGGAGTGCAGGGCCGTGATCATCGCCGGGGGAACCATGCAGCCC GTTGCTGATTTTAAAGAGCAGCTTCTATTTTCCGCCGGGGTCACAGAAGACCGTATTTTAGAGTTCTCATGTG GTCACGTCATACCCCCTGTGAACATCCTACCCATAGTCCTTAGCGCGGGCCCCTCAGGACAACAGTTGGAGTTCACTTTTCAAACTAGAGACACACCACAGATG ATGGAGGAGACGGGCCGTGTTCTCTCAAACCTTTGTAACATAGTGCCGGGGGGCGTGGTCTGTTTCTTCCCCTCCTACGAATATGAGAAGAGGATTCTGGGACACTGGGAGAGTACTGGCATCCTTCAGCGGCTCCAGTCCAAGAAGAAG ATTTTCCAGGAGCCCAAAAAAGCCAGTCAGGTTGAGCAAGTGCTCAGTGACTATTCCAAGTGTATACAG CGCTGCAGTAATGCCGGAAGTGGCCAGACAGGGGCGCTGCTATTCTCTGTAGTGGGAGGGAAAATGAGTGAAGGAATCAACTTCTCTGATGACCTGGGCAG atgtatTGTTATGGTCGGAATGCCGTATCCCAACATAAAGTCACCAGAGCTTCAGGAGAAGATGGCTTACCTGGACAAGCACATG CCTCACATTGGTGGTAAAAGTCCTGGGAAGGCACTGATTGAGAATCTGTGCATGAAAGCTGTCAATCAATCTATTG GTCGTGCGATCCGTCACCGTGGTGATTATGCATGTATTGTGCTGTGTGACCACCGGTACGCCCGATCAGGCACGCTGCAGAAACTTCCAGAATGGATTCGATCcagcacgcacacgcacacaacaTTTGGTCCCGCCTTCGCCAGCGTCAGGAGG TTCTTCCTGGAGAAGCGACAGAGACCGCCGCTCTGA
- the LOC109106348 gene encoding WASH complex subunit 1-like: MVRMTQKRYLEGQVYSVPLIQPDLRREEAVHQITDALQYLEMISTDIFSRVSQSVEKNRVHLQSVTDRIKLAQARVQKIKGSKKATKVFSSAKYPAPEKLQDYSSIFTGAVDPASQKRPRFKVQSKLRPLDDKAPQEKLMYLPVCVNTKKRSEDETEEGLGSLPRNVNSVSSLLLFNTTENLYKKYVFLDPLAGAVTKTHTTLETEKEDKPFDAPLSITKREQLERQTAENYFYVPDLGQVPEIDVPSYLPDLPGIADDLMYSADLGPGFAPSVPASSSIPELPSFGMEHDESSGSDSHFRLEAPPPPPPPPPPEPTQVSLPPPGASPALPPPPPPPPITADSTDGIASQAPPTGLVKGAPTEVLKPSDGRASLLESIRNAGGIGKANLRNVKERKMEKKKQKEQEQVGAAVSGGDLMSDLFNKLAMRRKGISGKGPAGGDSSEAPANSGGAFARMSDVIPPLPAPLQPTADDEGDWEA, encoded by the exons ATGGTCAG gaTGACTCAGAAACGTTACCTGGAGGGACAGGTGTACTCTGTACCGCTCATCCAGCCGGATCTGAGGAGAGAAGAGGCTGTGCATCAGATCACTGATGCATTACAGTATCTGGAAATGATATCAACAGACATCTTTTCTAG GGTGTCTCAGAGCGTGGAGAAGAACCGTGTACACCTTCAGTCCGTCACAGACCGGATCAAACTGGCTCAGGCCAGAGTCCAGAAGATCAAAGGAAGCAAGAAAGCCACAAAG gtGTTCTCCAGTGCCAAATACCCCGCTCCAGAAAAACTGCAGGATTATTCGTCCATCTTTACAGGTGCAGTAGATCCCGCCTCCCAAAAGCGGCCTCGCTTTAAAGTTCAGAGCAAACTCCGCCCACTGGATGACAAGGCCCCACAG GAGAAGCTGATGTATTTGCCAGTATGTGTCAACACTAAGAAGCGCTCTGAGGATGAGACAGAGGAGGGTTTGGGAAGTCTGCCGAGAAATGTCAACTCAGTCAGCTCCTTATTGCTGTTCAACACAACCGAGAACCT CTATAAGAAATATGTGTTTCTTGACCCTCTGGCGGGTGCCGTGACTAAAACACACACCACGTTAGAGACGGAAAAGGAAGATAAACCGTTTGATGCGCCGCTGTCGATCACCAAGAGAGAGCAGCTAGAGAGACAG ACCGCAGAGAACTATTTCTATGTGCCAGACCTGGGGCAAGTGCCTGAGATCGATGTGCCATCTTACCTGCCTGACTTACCTGGCATCGCTGATGACCTCATGTACAGCGCTGACCTCGGCCCAGGGTTCGCACCATCCGTTCCTGCCAGCAGCAGCATCCCTGAACTGCCTTCGTTTGGCATGGAGCACGATGAATCTAGCGGATCTG acTCTCATTTTAGGCTTGAGGCTCCGCCCCCTCCACCGCCTCCTCCTCCACCGGAGCCAACTCAAGTATCACTGCCGCCCCCTGGAGCTTCTCCAGCTCTGCCCCCTCCTCCCCCACCTCCACCTATCACAGCAGACAGCACTGATGGCATAGCAAGTCAAGCCCCTCCCACAG GTCTGGTGAAAGGGGCCCCTACTGAGGTGTTAAAGCCGTCGGACGGCCGAGCCAGTCTGCTGGAGTCAATCCGAAACGCCGGTGGTATCGGCAAAGCAAACCTCCGCAATGTAAAAGAGCGTAAGATggagaagaagaaacagaagGAACAAGAGCAAG TTGGGGCAGCGGTGAGCGGTGGAGACCTGATGTCTGACCTCTTTAATAAATTGGCCATGCGCAGGAAAG GGATTTCTGGCAAGGGCCCAGCGGGCGGAGACTCATCTGAAGCACCTGCCAACTCCGGTGGCGCGTTCGCGCGGATGTCAGATGTGATCCCGCCCCTTCCAGCGCCACTGCAACCCACTGCAGACGATGAAGGTGATTGGGAGGCGTAA